The following proteins are co-located in the Citrobacter freundii ATCC 8090 = MTCC 1658 = NBRC 12681 genome:
- a CDS encoding methylaspartate ammonia-lyase, producing the protein MKIKKALFTAGYSSFYFDDQQAIKNGAGHDGFIYTGDPVTPGFTSVRQAGECVSVQLILENGAVAVGDCAAVQYSGAGGRDPLFLAENFIPFLNDHIKPLLEGRDVDSFLTNARFFDELRIDGHLLHTAVRYGLSQALLDAAALATGRLKAEVVCDEWQLPCVPEAIPLFGQSGDDRYIAVDKMILKGVDVLPHALINNVEEKLGFKGEKLREYVRWLSNRILSLRTNESYHPTLHIDVYGTIGLIFDMDPVRCAEYIASLEAEAQGLPLYIEGPVDAGNKPDQIRMLTEITQELTRLGSGVKIVADEWCNTYQDIVDFTDAGSCHMVQIKTPDLGGIHNIVDAVLYCNKHGMEAYQGGTCNETEISARTCVHVALAARPMRMLIKPGMGFDEGLNIVFNEMNRTIALLQTKD; encoded by the coding sequence ATGAAAATCAAAAAGGCCCTTTTCACCGCTGGCTACTCCTCATTTTATTTTGACGATCAGCAGGCCATCAAAAATGGCGCCGGTCATGACGGGTTTATCTACACCGGCGATCCGGTCACGCCTGGATTTACCTCTGTTCGTCAGGCGGGTGAATGTGTTTCCGTACAACTGATTCTGGAAAACGGTGCGGTAGCTGTGGGCGATTGCGCAGCGGTGCAATATTCAGGTGCAGGCGGTCGTGACCCGCTGTTCCTGGCTGAAAACTTCATTCCGTTCCTCAACGACCACATCAAGCCGTTGCTGGAAGGTCGTGACGTTGATTCGTTCCTGACCAACGCCCGTTTCTTTGATGAATTGCGTATTGACGGCCATCTGCTGCATACCGCCGTACGTTATGGTCTGTCTCAGGCACTGCTCGACGCGGCGGCACTGGCTACCGGTCGTCTGAAAGCCGAAGTGGTTTGTGATGAATGGCAACTGCCATGCGTTCCGGAAGCCATTCCGTTATTTGGTCAGAGCGGCGACGACCGTTATATCGCCGTCGACAAGATGATCCTAAAAGGTGTGGATGTCCTGCCGCATGCCCTGATCAATAACGTTGAAGAGAAGCTGGGCTTTAAAGGTGAAAAACTGCGTGAGTACGTCCGCTGGTTGTCTAACCGCATCCTGAGCCTGCGCACCAACGAAAGCTATCACCCGACACTGCATATTGATGTCTACGGCACCATTGGTCTGATCTTCGATATGGATCCAGTGCGTTGCGCCGAATACATCGCCAGCCTGGAAGCCGAAGCTCAAGGTCTACCGCTGTACATTGAAGGCCCGGTTGATGCCGGTAACAAGCCGGATCAGATCCGCATGTTAACCGAGATCACTCAGGAGCTGACTCGTCTGGGTTCCGGCGTGAAAATCGTTGCGGATGAATGGTGTAACACCTATCAGGACATCGTGGACTTCACCGACGCGGGCAGCTGCCACATGGTGCAGATTAAAACCCCGGATCTGGGCGGTATTCACAACATCGTTGATGCAGTGCTGTATTGCAACAAACACGGAATGGAAGCCTATCAGGGCGGTACCTGTAACGAAACGGAAATCAGTGCTCGTACCTGCGTACACGTCGCGCTGGCCGCGCGTCCAATGCGCATGCTGATCAAACCGGGTATGGGTTTCGATGAAGGTCTCAACATCGTGTTTAACGAAATGAACCGCACCATCGCGCTGTTGCAAACTAAGGATTAA
- the glmL gene encoding methylaspartate mutase accessory protein GlmL has translation MQTVSVDIGSTWTKAALFAHEGEDLTLINHVLTPTTTHHLADGFFASLNQVLNVADARPLLKSGEVQLKYSSSAKGGLAVAAMGLVPSITLESAKVTAHSAGAKIAQYYSYKLNRHDIQELESSPPDILLFTGGTDGGEESYGLANAHALAGSKLDCAIIYAGNRDIQDEIQTILGHKDLTTVDNILPDLDHPNPFAARQAICDVFLSRIVKGKGLDVIVGETGEEPMPTPWTVYELVKAISDYDSAWKEFMLIDMGGATTDVYSASANTLSPDTVLHGVPEPFVKRTVEGDLGMRVSAVVVGESTQDMVKVIFAQQPQREEAFYRYLRHLVGQPDYLPLSEEEKYYDTLLAGLCVGYAAERHAGTKKQVCTCVGNVDLQMGRDLTTVRKVVGSGGWLSRASQFDIHNWLKYRELDDQGKRILLPNQFEYYRDSNGLLPLLANVARLYPQAAARTSIQCLTL, from the coding sequence ATGCAAACAGTTTCTGTCGATATCGGCTCGACATGGACCAAGGCAGCCCTCTTCGCCCATGAAGGCGAGGATTTAACCCTGATAAACCATGTCCTGACCCCAACCACCACACATCATCTGGCAGACGGTTTTTTTGCCAGCCTGAATCAGGTGCTGAATGTTGCCGATGCTCGCCCGTTACTGAAAAGTGGTGAAGTGCAGTTGAAATACTCCTCCTCAGCGAAAGGTGGGCTTGCCGTTGCAGCAATGGGGCTGGTGCCTTCCATTACGCTGGAATCGGCAAAAGTTACCGCCCATTCGGCAGGAGCGAAAATCGCGCAATATTATTCGTACAAGCTGAACCGTCATGACATCCAGGAGCTGGAGTCATCCCCTCCAGATATTCTGCTGTTTACCGGCGGTACAGATGGTGGCGAAGAAAGTTACGGCCTGGCGAATGCGCATGCGCTGGCAGGCTCAAAGCTTGATTGCGCCATTATCTACGCCGGAAACCGGGACATTCAGGACGAAATACAAACGATTCTGGGACATAAGGATTTGACCACGGTAGACAACATTCTGCCTGACCTCGATCACCCGAATCCGTTTGCCGCACGCCAGGCGATTTGTGATGTGTTCTTGTCACGCATTGTCAAAGGCAAAGGTCTGGACGTCATTGTTGGCGAAACAGGCGAAGAGCCAATGCCGACGCCATGGACGGTCTATGAGTTAGTGAAAGCCATTAGCGATTACGACAGCGCATGGAAGGAATTCATGCTGATTGATATGGGCGGAGCCACCACGGATGTCTATTCGGCCAGCGCGAATACCCTCTCCCCCGATACCGTCCTGCATGGTGTTCCTGAACCGTTCGTCAAACGTACCGTAGAAGGCGACCTGGGCATGCGCGTTTCCGCCGTCGTGGTGGGGGAAAGCACGCAGGATATGGTGAAAGTCATCTTCGCCCAACAACCACAGCGCGAGGAAGCGTTTTATCGCTACCTGCGCCATCTGGTAGGGCAACCGGATTACCTGCCACTCAGTGAGGAAGAGAAATATTACGACACCCTGCTGGCAGGTTTATGCGTGGGCTATGCCGCTGAGCGCCACGCGGGCACTAAAAAGCAGGTTTGCACCTGCGTGGGTAACGTGGATTTACAGATGGGTCGCGATCTCACCACCGTACGCAAAGTCGTCGGTTCAGGGGGATGGCTCTCTCGCGCCAGCCAGTTCGATATCCATAACTGGCTCAAATACCGGGAGCTGGACGACCAGGGGAAAAGAATTCTGTTACCGAATCAGTTTGAGTATTACCGCGATTCAAATGGCCTGCTCCCGCTTCTGGCAAACGTCGCCAGGCTGTACCCGCAAGCCGCTGCTCGCACCAGCATTCAGTGTTTAACCCTATAA
- the tolA gene encoding cell envelope integrity protein TolA — MSKATEQNDKLKRAIIISAVLHVILFAALIWSSFDEHIDASAGGGGGSSIDAVMVDPGAVVQQYDRQQQQQASAKRAEEQREKQAQQQAEELREKQAAEQERLKQLEKERLAAQEKVREQAEQQKQAEAAAAKAQEQQKQAEEAAAKAAADAKAKADAQAKQAADAAKKAAADAQKKAEAEAAKAAADAKKVAEAQAAKAAADAAKKAQAEAAKQAAAEKAAAEKAEKAAAAKAAAAEKAAADKKAAAEKAAADKKAAAEKAAADKKAAADKAAAAKKAAAEKAAADKKAAADKAAAAKKAAAEKAAAASGVDDLLGDLSSGKNAPESGGGAKGNGQPAKDSGTSGANGGASGADISAYASQIRNAIQSRLYGADLYAGKSCVLHIKLAPDGLLLDVTEEGGDPALCQAALTAAKTARIPKPPSQAVYEKVKDAKLDFKL, encoded by the coding sequence GTGTCAAAGGCAACCGAACAAAACGACAAGCTCAAAAGGGCGATAATTATTTCAGCGGTGCTGCATGTCATTTTATTTGCAGCGCTGATCTGGAGTTCGTTCGATGAGCACATTGATGCTTCAGCCGGCGGCGGTGGCGGTTCGTCCATCGACGCCGTTATGGTCGATCCTGGAGCCGTTGTGCAACAGTACGACAGGCAGCAGCAACAGCAGGCAAGCGCGAAACGTGCTGAAGAGCAGCGTGAAAAGCAGGCGCAGCAGCAAGCTGAAGAACTTCGCGAGAAACAGGCAGCTGAGCAAGAGCGACTGAAGCAGCTGGAAAAAGAACGCTTAGCCGCGCAGGAAAAAGTGCGCGAACAGGCGGAACAGCAGAAGCAAGCTGAAGCCGCCGCCGCGAAAGCGCAAGAGCAACAGAAACAGGCTGAAGAAGCTGCGGCGAAGGCTGCTGCAGACGCGAAGGCTAAAGCTGATGCACAGGCGAAACAAGCGGCAGATGCCGCGAAGAAAGCCGCTGCGGACGCACAGAAAAAAGCTGAGGCGGAAGCTGCTAAAGCCGCTGCTGATGCGAAGAAAGTTGCCGAAGCACAAGCTGCTAAAGCTGCCGCGGACGCTGCGAAGAAAGCACAGGCTGAAGCCGCTAAGCAAGCAGCAGCCGAGAAAGCTGCCGCTGAGAAAGCAGAAAAAGCCGCCGCCGCGAAAGCGGCCGCTGCTGAAAAAGCGGCGGCTGATAAGAAAGCCGCAGCGGAAAAAGCAGCAGCAGACAAAAAAGCTGCAGCCGAGAAAGCCGCTGCCGATAAGAAAGCTGCGGCAGATAAAGCAGCTGCTGCTAAAAAGGCTGCGGCCGAGAAAGCCGCTGCCGATAAGAAAGCTGCGGCAGATAAAGCAGCTGCTGCTAAAAAGGCTGCGGCCGAAAAAGCCGCTGCAGCCTCTGGCGTTGACGACTTGTTGGGTGACCTGAGCTCCGGTAAGAATGCACCGGAATCGGGCGGTGGAGCGAAAGGAAACGGCCAACCGGCGAAAGATAGTGGTACAAGTGGTGCCAATGGCGGTGCATCTGGTGCTGATATCAGTGCTTACGCATCTCAAATTCGTAATGCGATCCAGAGCCGTCTGTATGGTGCAGATTTGTATGCAGGTAAATCTTGCGTATTACATATCAAGTTAGCACCCGATGGTCTGTTACTGGATGTGACCGAAGAGGGTGGGGATCCAGCATTGTGTCAGGCTGCGCTGACGGCTGCGAAAACTGCCAGAATTCCTAAACCGCCTAGCCAGGCAGTTTATGAAAAAGTAAAAGATGCCAAACTGGACTTCAAACTGTAA
- the ybgE gene encoding cyd operon protein YbgE: protein MTNIIAMLYNAMDKRPLRALSFVLAIVLAGCIFWDPSRFAAKTSELEIWHGFLLMWAVCAGIIHGVGFRPRAVHWQGIFCPLIADIVLVVGLFFFFF, encoded by the coding sequence ATGACCAATATTATCGCGATGTTATACAACGCGATGGACAAGCGCCCCTTGCGGGCGCTTTCATTTGTGCTGGCAATCGTATTGGCCGGCTGCATATTCTGGGATCCGTCACGTTTCGCGGCTAAAACCAGTGAGCTTGAAATCTGGCATGGTTTTCTGCTGATGTGGGCGGTCTGCGCAGGCATCATTCACGGCGTTGGCTTTCGTCCTCGTGCCGTACACTGGCAGGGTATCTTCTGCCCGCTGATCGCGGATATCGTCCTCGTTGTTGGTCTGTTTTTCTTCTTCTTTTGA
- the cydA gene encoding cytochrome ubiquinol oxidase subunit I, which yields MLDIVELSRLQFALTAMYHFLFVPLTLGMAFLLAIMETVYVLSGKQIYKDMTKFWGKLFGINFALGVATGLTMEFQFGTNWSYYSHYVGDIFGAPLAIEGLMAFFLESTFVGLFFFGWDRLGKVQHMCVTWLVALGSNLSALWILVANGWMQNPIAADFNFETMRMEMLSFSELVLNPVAQVKFVHTVASGYVCGAMFVLGISSYYMLRGRDFAFAKRSFAIAASFGMAAILSVIVLGDESGYEMGDVQKTKLAAIEAEWETQPAPASFTLFGIPDQDAQENHFAIQIPYALGIIATRSVDTPVIGLKDLMVQHEERIRNGMKAYQLLEELRAGTTDQAVRDQFNSMKKDLGYGLLLKRYTDNVTDATEAQIQQATKDSIPRVAPLYFAFRIMVACGILMLAIIAVSFWTVLRNRIGEKKWLLRTALYAIPLPWIAIESGWFVAEYGRQPWAIGEVLPTAVANSSLTAGDLIFSMLLICGLYTLFLVAELYLMFKFARLGPSSLKTGRYHYEQSTVTSQPAR from the coding sequence ATGTTAGATATAGTCGAACTGTCGCGCTTACAGTTTGCCTTGACCGCGATGTACCACTTCCTGTTTGTGCCACTGACGCTCGGTATGGCGTTCTTGCTGGCCATTATGGAAACGGTCTACGTCCTTTCCGGCAAACAGATTTATAAAGATATGACCAAGTTCTGGGGCAAGTTGTTTGGTATCAACTTCGCTCTGGGTGTGGCTACCGGTCTGACCATGGAGTTCCAGTTCGGGACTAACTGGTCTTACTACTCCCACTATGTAGGGGATATTTTCGGTGCGCCGCTGGCGATCGAAGGTTTGATGGCCTTCTTCCTCGAATCCACCTTTGTAGGTCTGTTCTTCTTCGGCTGGGACCGTTTGGGTAAAGTCCAGCATATGTGTGTCACCTGGCTGGTGGCCCTGGGTTCTAACCTGTCCGCGCTGTGGATTCTGGTTGCGAACGGCTGGATGCAGAACCCAATCGCAGCGGATTTCAACTTCGAAACCATGCGTATGGAGATGCTGAGCTTCTCTGAACTGGTGCTCAACCCGGTAGCACAGGTGAAATTTGTTCACACTGTGGCATCTGGTTATGTATGCGGCGCGATGTTCGTTCTGGGTATCAGCTCCTACTATATGCTGCGCGGTCGTGACTTCGCGTTTGCTAAACGTTCTTTTGCCATCGCTGCCAGCTTTGGTATGGCTGCCATTCTGTCTGTTATCGTTCTGGGTGATGAATCTGGTTACGAAATGGGCGACGTGCAGAAAACCAAACTCGCAGCGATTGAAGCAGAATGGGAAACTCAGCCTGCACCGGCTTCCTTTACGCTGTTCGGTATTCCGGACCAGGATGCGCAGGAAAACCATTTTGCGATTCAAATTCCTTATGCGCTGGGCATCATCGCCACCCGCTCTGTTGATACACCGGTCATTGGTCTGAAAGACCTGATGGTGCAGCACGAAGAGCGTATCCGTAACGGGATGAAAGCGTATCAATTGCTGGAAGAACTGCGTGCTGGTACTACCGACCAGGCCGTTCGCGACCAGTTCAACAGCATGAAGAAAGACCTGGGTTATGGTCTGCTGCTGAAACGCTATACGGATAACGTCACCGACGCGACCGAAGCGCAAATTCAGCAGGCAACGAAAGATTCTATCCCTCGCGTTGCGCCGCTGTACTTCGCTTTCCGTATCATGGTGGCATGCGGCATTCTGATGCTGGCAATTATCGCGGTGTCCTTCTGGACTGTGCTTCGTAACCGTATCGGTGAGAAAAAATGGCTGCTGCGCACTGCGCTGTACGCGATTCCTCTGCCGTGGATTGCTATTGAATCCGGTTGGTTTGTCGCAGAGTACGGTCGTCAACCGTGGGCGATTGGTGAAGTGTTACCAACAGCCGTAGCGAACTCTTCGCTGACTGCTGGCGACCTCATCTTCTCGATGCTGTTGATTTGCGGCCTGTATACCCTGTTCCTGGTGGCTGAACTGTATCTGATGTTCAAGTTCGCACGCCTTGGGCCGAGTAGCCTGAAAACCGGTCGTTATCACTACGAGCAGTCCACTGTGACTTCTCAGCCGGCACGCTAA
- the ybgC gene encoding tol-pal system-associated acyl-CoA thioesterase, giving the protein MNTTLFRWPVRVYYEDTDAGGVVYHASYVAFYERARTEMLRHHHFSQQVLLAERVAFVVRKMTLEYFAPARLDDMLEVQTEITSMRGTSLVFTQRIVNAENTVLNEAEVLIVCVDPLKMKPRALPKSIVAEFKQ; this is encoded by the coding sequence GTGAATACAACGCTGTTTCGATGGCCGGTTCGTGTCTACTATGAAGATACCGATGCCGGTGGGGTGGTTTACCACGCCAGCTACGTCGCTTTTTATGAAAGAGCGCGCACAGAGATGCTGCGTCATCATCACTTCAGTCAGCAGGTCCTGTTGGCTGAACGTGTAGCCTTTGTGGTGCGCAAGATGACCCTCGAGTATTTTGCGCCTGCCCGGCTCGACGATATGCTCGAAGTTCAAACCGAAATTACGTCAATGCGTGGCACCTCTTTGGTTTTCACGCAACGCATTGTCAACGCAGAGAACACCGTGCTGAATGAAGCCGAAGTTCTGATTGTTTGCGTTGATCCACTCAAAATGAAGCCTCGTGCGCTTCCCAAGTCTATTGTCGCGGAGTTTAAGCAGTGA
- the tolQ gene encoding Tol-Pal system protein TolQ, producing the protein MTDMNILDLFLKASLLVKLIMLILIGFSIASWAIIIQRTRILNAASREAEAFEDKFWSGIELSRLYQESQGRRDNLAGSEQIFYSGFKEFARLHRANSHAPEAVVEGASRAMRISMNRELETLETHIPFLGTVGSISPYIGLFGTVWGIMHAFIALGAVKQATLQMVAPGIAEALIATAIGLFAAIPAVMAYNRLNQRVNKLELNYDNFMEEFTAILHRQAFTVSESNKG; encoded by the coding sequence GTGACTGACATGAATATCCTTGATTTGTTCCTGAAGGCAAGCCTTCTGGTTAAACTTATCATGTTGATTTTGATTGGTTTCTCAATCGCATCCTGGGCCATTATTATCCAGCGGACCCGTATTCTTAATGCTGCTTCACGTGAAGCCGAAGCATTTGAAGACAAGTTCTGGTCTGGCATTGAATTGTCGCGCCTGTACCAGGAAAGCCAGGGGCGTCGTGATAATTTGGCTGGCTCAGAACAAATTTTCTACAGCGGGTTCAAAGAATTTGCCCGTTTGCATCGGGCAAATAGCCACGCGCCGGAAGCGGTCGTTGAGGGGGCTTCCCGTGCGATGCGTATCTCGATGAACCGTGAGCTGGAAACGCTGGAAACGCATATTCCATTCCTCGGAACCGTTGGCTCCATCAGCCCGTATATCGGTCTGTTCGGTACCGTTTGGGGGATCATGCACGCATTTATCGCGCTGGGCGCGGTAAAACAGGCGACACTGCAAATGGTTGCACCGGGTATCGCGGAAGCGTTGATTGCAACGGCTATCGGTCTGTTTGCGGCAATCCCGGCGGTTATGGCCTACAACCGTCTGAACCAGCGCGTGAACAAACTGGAACTGAATTACGACAACTTTATGGAAGAGTTCACCGCGATTCTGCACCGCCAGGCGTTTACCGTTAGCGAGAGCAACAAGGGGTAA
- the cydX gene encoding cytochrome bd-I oxidase subunit CydX: MWYFAWILGTLLACAFGIITALALEHVESGKAGQEDS, translated from the coding sequence ATGTGGTATTTCGCATGGATTTTGGGAACGCTTCTTGCCTGTGCATTTGGGATAATCACAGCGCTGGCGCTTGAGCACGTTGAATCAGGCAAAGCCGGACAAGAAGATAGCTAA
- the tolR gene encoding colicin uptake protein TolR → MARTRGRGRRELKSEINIVPLLDVLLVLLLIFMATAPIITQSVEVDLPDATESQAVSSNDEPPVIIEVSGIGQYSVVVEKDRMDQLPPEQVIAEAKSRLQTNPKTVFLIGGAKDVPYDEIIKALNLLHSAGVKSVGLMTQPI, encoded by the coding sequence ATGGCCAGAACGCGTGGACGAGGTCGTCGCGAACTCAAGTCCGAAATCAATATTGTACCGCTGCTCGACGTACTGCTGGTGCTGTTGCTGATCTTTATGGCAACCGCACCGATCATTACGCAGAGTGTGGAAGTCGACCTGCCGGATGCGACCGAATCGCAAGCCGTCAGCAGTAACGACGAACCCCCGGTCATTATTGAAGTTTCCGGTATTGGGCAATACAGCGTGGTGGTTGAGAAAGATCGTATGGATCAACTGCCGCCGGAGCAGGTTATCGCGGAAGCGAAAAGTCGCCTGCAGACCAATCCGAAAACGGTCTTTTTAATCGGTGGTGCGAAAGACGTGCCTTATGATGAAATAATTAAAGCGCTGAACTTGTTACACAGTGCAGGCGTAAAATCGGTTGGCTTGATGACGCAGCCAATCTGA
- a CDS encoding methylaspartate mutase subunit E — MELRNKKLTHDEFMTERHQVLQTWETGKDVENFEDGVKYQQSIPDKKRFSLALLKADQEGKTLSQPRAGVALMDEHIALLKTLQEECDLLPSTIDAYTRLNRYEEAAVGIQKSIEAGTSKLNGLPVVNHGVAACRRMTESLEKPIQVRHGTPDARLLAEIAMASGFTSYEGGGISYNIPYAKRVTLEKSIRDWQYCDRLMGLYEENGIRINREPFGPLTGTLIPPFMSHSVAIIEGLLALEQGVKSITVGYGQVGSLTQDIAAIQALRELSHEYFHNHGFDDYELSTVFHQWMGGFPEDEAKAFSVIAWGAAVAGMSGATKVITKSPHEAFGIPTAAANAQGLKASRQMLNMVSDQKFPQCAAVEQEVDLIKSEVRAVLKKVFELGNGDIARGTVLAFEAGVLDVPFAPAACNAGKILPVRDNTGAIRILEAGAVPLPKDILALHHDYVAERAHFEGRKPSFQMVIDDINAVSHSKLIGRP; from the coding sequence ATGGAACTTCGAAATAAAAAATTGACCCATGACGAATTCATGACCGAAAGGCATCAGGTATTACAAACCTGGGAAACCGGCAAAGACGTTGAGAACTTCGAAGATGGCGTGAAGTACCAGCAATCAATTCCAGATAAAAAACGCTTCTCCCTTGCCCTGCTGAAAGCCGATCAGGAAGGTAAAACCCTGAGCCAGCCACGTGCAGGCGTAGCATTAATGGATGAGCATATTGCGCTGCTCAAAACATTGCAGGAAGAGTGCGACCTCCTGCCGAGTACTATCGATGCCTATACCCGTCTGAACCGCTATGAAGAAGCCGCTGTCGGGATCCAGAAATCCATCGAAGCAGGTACTTCCAAGCTGAATGGTTTACCAGTCGTCAATCACGGGGTTGCTGCCTGCCGCCGGATGACTGAATCGCTGGAAAAACCGATCCAGGTTCGCCACGGTACGCCGGATGCGCGCCTGCTGGCAGAAATCGCCATGGCCAGTGGCTTCACCAGCTACGAAGGCGGCGGTATCTCCTACAACATCCCTTACGCCAAACGCGTCACCCTGGAAAAATCCATTCGCGACTGGCAGTACTGCGACCGTCTGATGGGTCTGTACGAAGAGAACGGCATTCGCATCAACCGTGAGCCGTTTGGCCCGCTGACCGGTACCCTGATCCCGCCGTTTATGTCCCACTCGGTGGCGATTATTGAAGGTCTGCTGGCGCTGGAACAAGGCGTGAAATCCATTACCGTCGGCTACGGCCAGGTCGGTAGCCTGACGCAGGATATCGCCGCTATTCAGGCGCTGCGTGAACTGTCCCACGAATACTTCCATAACCATGGCTTCGACGATTACGAACTGAGCACCGTTTTCCACCAGTGGATGGGCGGATTCCCGGAAGATGAAGCGAAAGCCTTCTCCGTTATCGCCTGGGGTGCAGCGGTTGCTGGTATGTCGGGTGCCACAAAAGTGATCACCAAAAGCCCGCACGAAGCGTTCGGTATCCCAACTGCGGCAGCTAACGCCCAGGGTCTGAAAGCGTCACGCCAGATGCTCAACATGGTCAGCGACCAGAAATTCCCGCAGTGCGCTGCCGTGGAGCAGGAAGTTGACCTGATTAAGAGCGAAGTCCGCGCGGTGTTGAAGAAAGTCTTCGAACTGGGCAATGGCGACATTGCGCGCGGTACGGTGCTGGCCTTTGAAGCTGGCGTGCTGGATGTACCTTTCGCTCCTGCCGCCTGTAACGCCGGTAAGATCCTGCCTGTTCGCGATAACACAGGCGCAATCCGTATTCTTGAAGCCGGTGCCGTGCCGCTGCCGAAAGATATTCTCGCCCTGCACCACGACTATGTCGCAGAGCGCGCACATTTTGAAGGCCGCAAGCCTTCTTTCCAGATGGTCATTGATGACATCAACGCCGTATCCCACAGTAAATTAATAGGAAGACCATAA
- the cydB gene encoding cytochrome d ubiquinol oxidase subunit II has product MIDYEVLRFIWWLLVGILLIGFAVTDGFDMGVGMLTRFLGRNDTERRIMINSIAPHWDGNQVWLITAGGALFAAWPMVYAAAFSGFYVAMILVLASLFFRPVGFDYRSKIEDMRWRNMWDWGIFIGSFVPPLVIGVAFGNLLQGVPFHVDDYMRLYYTGNFFQLLNPFGLLAGVVSVGMIITQGATYLQMRTVGELHLRARATSQVAALVTLVCFALAGVWVIYGIDGYVVTSALDHHAASNPLTKEVARVAGAWMVNFNNAPILWLVPALGVVLPLLTILTSRMEKGAWAFVFSSLTLACIILTAGIAMFPFVMPSSTMMNASLTMWDATSSQLTLNLMTYVACVFVPIILLYTGWCYWKMFGRITKEDIESNTHSLY; this is encoded by the coding sequence ATGATCGATTATGAAGTATTGCGTTTTATCTGGTGGCTGCTGGTTGGCATTCTGCTGATTGGTTTCGCGGTCACTGATGGCTTCGACATGGGGGTGGGCATGCTCACCCGTTTCCTCGGTCGTAATGATACCGAGCGTCGAATTATGATTAACTCCATCGCCCCGCACTGGGACGGTAACCAGGTTTGGCTTATCACCGCGGGTGGCGCACTGTTCGCTGCCTGGCCGATGGTGTATGCCGCTGCGTTCTCCGGTTTCTATGTGGCGATGATCCTGGTACTGGCGTCTTTGTTCTTCCGTCCGGTCGGTTTTGATTACCGCTCCAAGATTGAAGACATGCGCTGGCGCAACATGTGGGACTGGGGCATCTTCATTGGTAGCTTCGTGCCACCGCTGGTGATTGGCGTGGCGTTCGGCAACCTGCTGCAAGGGGTTCCGTTCCACGTAGATGACTACATGCGTTTGTACTACACCGGTAACTTCTTCCAGTTGCTGAATCCGTTTGGTCTGCTGGCAGGTGTCGTGAGCGTTGGGATGATCATCACCCAGGGTGCGACCTATCTGCAGATGCGTACGGTAGGTGAACTGCATCTGCGTGCTCGTGCAACTTCACAGGTTGCGGCGCTGGTGACTCTGGTCTGCTTCGCGCTGGCCGGTGTATGGGTGATTTACGGTATTGACGGTTATGTTGTGACCTCAGCTCTGGATCATCATGCCGCCTCCAACCCGCTGACCAAAGAAGTGGCTCGCGTGGCTGGCGCATGGATGGTGAACTTTAACAATGCACCTATCCTGTGGCTGGTTCCTGCACTGGGCGTGGTTCTGCCGCTGTTGACCATTCTGACTTCTCGTATGGAGAAAGGGGCCTGGGCATTCGTCTTCTCTTCACTGACGTTAGCCTGCATCATCTTGACTGCCGGTATCGCAATGTTCCCGTTTGTGATGCCATCCAGCACCATGATGAACGCAAGTTTGACCATGTGGGATGCAACGTCCAGCCAGCTGACGCTGAATCTGATGACGTATGTAGCTTGTGTGTTTGTACCGATCATTCTGCTGTACACCGGCTGGTGTTACTGGAAGATGTTTGGTCGCATCACTAAAGAAGATATTGAAAGCAACACCCACTCTCTGTACTAA
- the glmS gene encoding methylaspartate mutase subunit S — MKKSTLVIGVIGADCHAVGNKVLDRVFTAHDFHVINLGVMVSQDEYIDAAIETGADAIVVSSIYGHGDIDCLGLRERCIERGLGDILLYVGGNLVVGKHDFADVEVKFKEMGFNRVFAPSHDLEDVCALITNDIHQHNGLEQRCLEEAI; from the coding sequence ATGAAGAAATCTACACTTGTTATTGGCGTCATCGGTGCTGACTGCCATGCAGTAGGTAATAAAGTTCTGGATCGCGTTTTTACCGCTCATGATTTTCACGTAATCAACCTTGGGGTGATGGTGAGCCAGGATGAATATATTGATGCTGCGATTGAAACAGGCGCCGATGCCATCGTGGTGTCCTCTATCTACGGTCATGGCGACATTGATTGCCTCGGATTACGTGAGCGCTGCATCGAACGCGGCCTTGGCGACATTCTGCTGTACGTCGGCGGCAACCTGGTCGTCGGTAAACATGACTTCGCCGATGTGGAAGTGAAGTTTAAAGAGATGGGCTTTAACCGGGTCTTCGCCCCCAGTCACGATCTGGAAGATGTTTGCGCGCTTATCACTAATGATATTCACCAACACAATGGCCTCGAACAGCGTTGCCTGGAAGAGGCCATCTGA